In Reichenbachiella agarivorans, one genomic interval encodes:
- a CDS encoding OmpP1/FadL family transporter, which produces MNNQPMSKRKVASLFAIVLMMTMSSAVAQIEDGAFGYYNDALLFSRTYYGGTARMQGIGGAQVSLGGDINSAFANPAGLGSIRKSGITVTPSLDFSNTESSYLGSQTDEFKANFNFANLGIVFSMPNKDEESKFKGGAFAITLTRKNNFHSNFTYDAYNEGEIGKTSIVDSYLDRAWGTDPDDLSGDLYDAYNQYLINPYLETDAQTGQDFTAYDKFIGDFPRQVEIVQQRGAQYEWDFSGGVNYNDVFYVGGGLGISTIRFYRESTYTESEYIYNGQPDDAIDLYSTRNSLRLNGTGVSGTLGVVARPLSILRIGAAISTPTYYGMREESSEDFLTIYNDFVIQDDSGDDITLGQFYDEYFSTSRYNLSTPWKFSTGASIFLGKMGFISADVDFLDYSQAKISSNDFRTGLDNKTIENFYQNTVNFRLGGEIRLDQFMLRAGYGYDGDPYVSSSIDNSIQRISGGLGYRNNDFFVDLSVVHTQYYTVRSPYTIYSFDDPELDISPTARINNKNLNVSVTFGFNF; this is translated from the coding sequence ATGAACAATCAACCCATGTCCAAAAGAAAAGTAGCAAGTCTTTTCGCAATAGTATTAATGATGACCATGAGTTCGGCAGTAGCACAGATCGAAGATGGAGCATTTGGTTATTACAATGACGCATTGTTGTTTAGCAGAACCTATTATGGCGGTACGGCTCGTATGCAGGGTATTGGTGGAGCTCAAGTTTCATTGGGAGGAGACATCAATTCTGCCTTTGCCAACCCTGCGGGACTGGGCTCGATTCGCAAGTCAGGGATCACAGTGACACCATCTTTGGATTTCAGTAACACAGAATCTAGTTATTTAGGCAGTCAAACGGATGAATTCAAAGCCAATTTCAACTTTGCCAATTTGGGGATCGTCTTCAGCATGCCTAACAAAGACGAGGAGAGTAAATTCAAAGGTGGGGCTTTTGCCATTACGCTGACCAGAAAAAATAATTTTCATAGCAACTTCACCTATGATGCTTACAATGAAGGAGAGATTGGGAAAACATCCATAGTAGATTCATATTTGGATAGAGCTTGGGGCACAGACCCTGATGACCTTAGCGGTGATTTATACGATGCATACAACCAGTATCTCATCAACCCATATTTAGAAACAGATGCCCAAACGGGGCAAGATTTTACTGCGTATGATAAATTCATAGGAGACTTTCCCAGACAAGTAGAAATCGTTCAGCAACGAGGAGCCCAATATGAGTGGGACTTTTCGGGAGGTGTCAATTACAACGATGTCTTTTATGTAGGAGGAGGCTTAGGGATTAGTACTATTAGATTCTACAGAGAAAGTACTTATACTGAGTCAGAATATATCTACAATGGCCAGCCAGATGATGCTATAGATTTGTATAGTACAAGGAATTCTTTGCGATTAAACGGCACAGGGGTGAGTGGTACTTTGGGAGTAGTGGCTCGTCCTTTGTCTATTTTGCGAATAGGTGCTGCCATCTCTACACCCACTTACTATGGAATGAGAGAGGAGTCCTCTGAAGATTTCCTTACTATTTATAATGATTTTGTGATTCAAGATGATAGTGGTGATGATATAACTTTAGGGCAATTTTATGATGAGTATTTTTCAACTTCTAGATATAATCTTTCTACTCCTTGGAAATTCTCGACAGGAGCCTCGATATTTCTTGGTAAAATGGGTTTCATATCTGCCGATGTTGATTTCTTAGATTACTCACAAGCTAAAATTTCTTCCAATGATTTTAGAACTGGCCTTGACAACAAAACCATAGAAAATTTTTATCAAAACACAGTCAATTTTAGACTCGGAGGAGAAATCAGACTGGATCAGTTTATGCTACGAGCTGGATATGGTTACGATGGTGATCCCTATGTGAGTAGCTCCATAGACAATAGCATCCAAAGGATTTCTGGAGGGCTTGGTTATAGAAATAATGACTTTTTTGTGGATTTGTCTGTCGTGCATACCCAATACTACACAGTAAGAAGTCCTTATACAATCTACAGTTTTGATGATCCAGAATTGGACATCAGTCCTACTGCTCGGATC